Below is a genomic region from Caulobacter rhizosphaerae.
ATCCCAGGTTCCGGTCTTCGTCTCGTCGGAGGAGACCGGCGTCTACGGGCCGGGCCACAATTCCTTCACCGTCGACGAGCAGGGTCGCGACGTGCTGGTCTTCCACGGCCGCGACTATAAGACCATCCAGGGCGACCCGCTGTTCGATCCGAACCGCCACACCCGGGTGCAGCGGCTCTACTACCATCCGGACGGCGCGCCCGACTTCGGCGTGCCCGTCGGGGCTGGCGAGATCCCCGACCGATTCGCGCCGTTGGATCGGCCGGGCGCTTATCTTCGCCTGGACGGGACGCGGCTGACCGTCGGCGACGGCCCGCTGGCGACCACGCAGTTCCGCCAGAAGGCCGGGGCCGCCGGCGCGGTGGTCCTGGAGCCGATTCTCAAGCCGGGCCAAGGGCTGCAGGCCACGGCGGATGGTGGAGTGGTGCTGGCTCCCGCGCTGCGGGACCCGACGCGGAGCGGCTTTCGCAAGGTTCGCGGACTGGCCGGGCGAGGGGTTTCGTTCGCAGCCCTGGCGCCGGGCGGGGGCTATCTGCGCCACCGCGACGGCGCGATCGTGGTCGGGCCGGCCAAGGACGCCCGCGACAGGGCCAGCGCGACCTTCATCGTCAGCTGAATCAGCCGAAGGGGACCTGCTCGGCGCTCTCTCCAGCGCCGCCACGCCGGAAGCCGTGGGAATCGGCGTCCGTGTTTTCCCCGAAGGCTGAAGCGCTGCGGCCAAACCTCGCCGGAAAGGCGCCGTACGCGGCATGCGCCGGTCCGTGACGAACGGATTTTTTCGTATCCCCAAAGGCTTCCCGTCAATCTATCGTCGGACAACTGCCAGCGAACGATTTCCTTATCCGTTCAATTAGAAGACCCGGTTTCTTGCGGGTGCGGGGCAGCGCAGCTCTCACATTGACGCCGCGTCTCGAGCGGTATAGTCAGACAAATGAACAGGAGTGAAACGAGCGGGATGTCGGTCGCTCCGCCCGGGTGGCGGACAATCCTCCTGACGTCCCGTCAAGCCCTCCCGCCGTCGCCGACCCAAGGCCCCCTCTCCCAGCAGGGGCCGCCTTATCAAGGACTGTCATGAGCTCTGCCGCCGTTCCGCCCCGCGCCCTTCGTTCGCGCGCCTGGTTCGACAATCCCGACAACGCGGACATGACGGCGCTGTACCTTGAGCGCTACCTGAACTTCGGCCTGTCGCTGGAAGAACTGCAGTCGGGCAAGCCGATCATCGGCATCGCCCAGACCGGCAGCGACCTGTCGCCCTGCAACCGTCATCACTTGGTGCTGGCCGAGCGGATCCGTGAAGGCATCCGCACCGCCGGCGGCATCGCCCTGGAATTTCCGGTCCACCCGATCCAGGAAACCGGCAAGCGTCCGACCGCGGGCCTGGACCGCAACCTGTCCTATCTGGGCCTGGTCGAGACCCTGTACGGCTATCCGATCGACGGCGTGGTCCTGACCATCGGCTGCGACAAGACGACGCCCGCCTGCCTGATGGCCGCCGCGACGGTCAACATCCCGGCCATCGCCCTGTCGGTGGGGCCGATGCTGAACGGCTGGCACAAGGGCCAGCGGACGGGCTCGGGCACCATCGTCTGGAAGGCCCGCGAGATGCTGGCGGCCGGTGAAATCGATCGCGCCGGCTTCATCAAGCTGGTGGCCAGCTCGGCCCCGTCGACCGGCTATTGCAACACCATGGGCACGGCCACGACCATGAACTCGCTGACGGAAGCGCTGGGCATGTCGCTGACCGGCTCGGCCGCCATCCCCGCGCCTTACCGCGACCGGCAGCAGAACGCCTATGAGACCGGCCTGCGGATCGTCGAGCTGGTGGAACAGGACATCAAGCCGTCCGACATCCTGACCCGCGACGCCTTCCTGAACGCCATCGTCGTCAATTCGGCGATCGGCGGCTCGACCAACGCCCCCATTCACCTGAACGGCCTGGCCCGCCACATGGGCGTGGAGCTCTCGGTCGACGACTGGCAGACCTACGGCGAGGAGGTGCCGCTGCTGGTCAACCTGCAGCCGGCCGGTGAATATCTCGGCGAGGACTACTACCACGCCGGCGGCGTGCCCGCCGTCGTCAACCAGCTGATGGGCCAGGGGCTGATCCGCGAGGACGCCCTGACCGTTTCGGGCAAGACCATCGGCGAGGCCTGCCGCGGCGCGACCATCGAGGACGAGGCGGTGATCCGTCCGTTCGACAAGCCGCTGGTCGAGCGCGCCGGCTTCGTGGTCATGCGCGGCAACCTGTTCAATTCGGCGATCATGAAGACCAGCGTGATCACCAAGGAATTCCGCGACCGCTACCTGTCGGACCCGAACGATCCGGACGCCTTCGACGGCGAGGCCGTGGTGTTCGACGGCCCCGAGGACTACCACCACCGGATCGACGATCCGGCGCTGGGCATCACCGAGCGCAGCGTGCTGTTCATGCGCGGGGCCGGGCCGATCGGCTATCCCGGCGCGGCCGAGGTCGTGAACATGCGGGCCCCCGACTACCTGATCAAGCGCGGGATCCATCAGCTGCCGTGCATCGGCGACGGGCGCCAGTCGGGCACGTCCGGCTCGCCCTCGATCCTCAACGCCTCGCCCGAGGCGGCGGCCGGCGGCGGCCTGGCCCTGCTGAAGACCGGCGACCGCGTGCGGGTGGACCTGCGCAAGTCGCGGGTCGACGTGCTGGTCACGCCCGAAGAGATCGTCGCGCGGCGCAAGGCGCTCGAGGCGGCCGGCGGCTACGCCTATCCGGAAAGCCAGACGCCCTGGCAGGAGATCCAGCGGGCCATCGTCGGCCAGATGGAGACCGGGGCGGTGCTGGAGCCGGCGGTCAAATACCAGCGCATCGCCCAGACCAAGGGCCTGCCGCGCGACAACCACTGAGCCAATCCACCGAAGACAAGCGCCGACCAACGGCGACCCTAGGGAGAATATCGTGAAGCTGACCACGCTGAAGCACGCGCTCGTCGCGGGCCTTGCCACTGCTGCGCTGGCGACGGCCGGAGCCGCCCTCGCCCAAACCGCTGTCACCGGCGCCCTGCGCGCCGACCAGCCCGGCGCGGTGATCCAGCCGGAAGTCTACGGCCAGTTCGCCGAGCACCTGGGCCGGGGCATCTATGAGGGCGTGTGGGTTGGGGAGGACAGCAAGATCCCCAACACCAAGGGCTATCGCAACGACGTGGTCGCGGCCCTGAAGCAGATCCACGTGCCCGTGGTCCGCTGGCCGGGCGGCTGCTTCGCCGATGACTATCACTGGCGCGAGGGGATCGGCCCGCGCGACA
It encodes:
- a CDS encoding IlvD/Edd family dehydratase — protein: MSSAAVPPRALRSRAWFDNPDNADMTALYLERYLNFGLSLEELQSGKPIIGIAQTGSDLSPCNRHHLVLAERIREGIRTAGGIALEFPVHPIQETGKRPTAGLDRNLSYLGLVETLYGYPIDGVVLTIGCDKTTPACLMAAATVNIPAIALSVGPMLNGWHKGQRTGSGTIVWKAREMLAAGEIDRAGFIKLVASSAPSTGYCNTMGTATTMNSLTEALGMSLTGSAAIPAPYRDRQQNAYETGLRIVELVEQDIKPSDILTRDAFLNAIVVNSAIGGSTNAPIHLNGLARHMGVELSVDDWQTYGEEVPLLVNLQPAGEYLGEDYYHAGGVPAVVNQLMGQGLIREDALTVSGKTIGEACRGATIEDEAVIRPFDKPLVERAGFVVMRGNLFNSAIMKTSVITKEFRDRYLSDPNDPDAFDGEAVVFDGPEDYHHRIDDPALGITERSVLFMRGAGPIGYPGAAEVVNMRAPDYLIKRGIHQLPCIGDGRQSGTSGSPSILNASPEAAAGGGLALLKTGDRVRVDLRKSRVDVLVTPEEIVARRKALEAAGGYAYPESQTPWQEIQRAIVGQMETGAVLEPAVKYQRIAQTKGLPRDNH